From Struthio camelus isolate bStrCam1 chromosome 8, bStrCam1.hap1, whole genome shotgun sequence:
TTCCCATCAAGTCTTTTCTGATTCTCCCTTTTGCCAACAGTCATCCACTTTTGCAACGACTAAAAAAATCACCTCCTTCATCCCAGCTGCAGCAGATCCTGCCATATCAGAATACATGCACAgtctcattttctttcagttataCATGTTTTGAAGATACCTTTCTAACTGTTCTCCACCACTGGAAGAGAAAAGCCTCTTCTTGCTGTTTCAGCAAGCCTCTGAAACAGGAAACGTGCCCATACAGCACCTTGCACACAGGTTCTTTTGGTCAAGGCCAACTATAAAGCAGCATACCGTGCAGTATCGACTTTGAGTTCTCTTAATTTCATTAGCTGCAGACATCTGGTTCAATAGTTCTTCCTCTTGTTGATCTGTGTAGTAAAACAGCTTGACgtcacagagagagaaaaatggctAAGCTACATCCTACATCTGATTTTCCATCCCTCTATTGACAGGCAAAACCTTTCAGAAGGGAGAGCTCTGGGCGGATATTCAAGGCAAAGGATGGATTCAGAGGTTGCAGGCAAGCCCAATGCACGTTCTCCTCCCACAGCTCTCCCATGGCACAGCATGGAGTCACAGCTAGCCAGCCCTGTGTACCCTACTTTATTTCTGCTCCATCACTACCTGTTCACCAGTATCCCCAGTTTCGTGCTTCTGAACAGAGATCCTCAACTATAACAAACATTACAGCGCTTCCCTGTAATGGAATTGGGCCTGCTTCTGCGAGGCTACTTGGGCAGTAACAGGTTGTCCTGCTCAGGATCAGAGTTCAGACCActgcaaggagcagagcacaaCAACACTCACTGACTTTATGCTTCAGTtgctccagctctttcctcatGGAGACATAATCTTGCCGCAGTAGTTTTTCACTGcttaaagaaagggaagaagttaaattttttcttcctgtacttCCCCTGCATCAGCCCTGAACTTGCAAAGGTCTTAGCACTGACCTCTCTTTCATTTCTTGAGGACTGCTGAAATGGGGATGTAGACGGGATTCACAGTCTCCATGGGGCTGATGAAACACTTTCTGTGGCTGTTTACGGTGTTCGCTCTTCAGCTCATCTATCCTCCTTAGCAAGGTCTCCAAGTTACTGTACAAGCTGTTCTGCAGTCGTTGAACATCCTCTGTAACAGCAAATGAGAAAAGCAGGAGGTGTCAAGGTCTCAACTTTCAGTTGCTGGGACAGAAGGGATAAGAACAGGATCAAATAACAAGGGTTATAGCAAAGGACTTATCACAAGGATATCTGAATCTAGATCAAGCTTGGTCATGGCCCTCCAAGAAATCACTTCAACTTTGTGTTTCCCACTGTCCATTTTCTTTCCCGGGAAGCGAAGCTACTTCTCAGGTTTTTCGATCActaaaaaaaaggtaaaggaagGAACGACAGATTCAAAAAGCTCTTTCTGCCCTGTATCCAACAGCCTTCGCTCTCTTGTTCAGCAGGGAGGTGGAACTACATTGTGCCACAATTGATGGCTGCACTCACAGCCTGTTGCTTCTTCAACAGGACCTAGACACAAGTGATCTGTGTAAGAGGCTTCTGTGATGATCCCACAGGGCTTCAGTTCCAGTCCCTTTATCTTCACTACCTTCCAAGTTACTGATCCGCTGCTGCTGGAACTCTTTCTCTTGCTTCAGTCGATTCACAGACTGAGTGAGCAATTCGACGATCTGAGGGGAAGGGCAAGAACAGATTGTGCATAGAAATAAATCAGATTGGGAAAGAATATAGTTAGCAAGCCAGTTCAACTTCAGAAGCTGGAAATACAGGGAGGTCTGGAAAGAAAAACCTAAATTCTGATCCCGACAGATGGGATCCTTCTGTCCTCCTCTTACAGAGCGGATGGATACAGTAAGAAACAACTCTTGGGGTTCTAGAAGACATGGCAGAACTCCATAAAGAAGAAAGTCTGCACATATAAAGTAATTCTGTCCCCAAGACAGATCTGGTGTCCCAGCACTTCATAAAGCTGAAGACCAACAGTTGGGGAAAGCTGCACAAGAACCAGCTACAAAGATTATGATAAGCTGCTATAAAGATTATGATAAGGAGATCCAAATCCGAGATTCAGTCTCCATCGTAGAAACTGTGCTGGCAGGGAGTGGGAAAGCTGCAAAAAACACATACTTTCAGCCTGGGAAGGAGAAAATATCATCAACACAGAGGCCTTTCTAACTATTTTTATGAGCAGTGTTCACCCACGCAGGAAGGTGGGGCTTTCAAACATTatatgatgaaagaaaaatatgtacaaTACAAAGTCTTATAGGATGGATGGGCACATGGTGCAACTATGCTAGGAAAACTCACTCTTAACAGAGAGGCAATCTCACCAGAGGCTTAAATTACCTTGGTTTGGGAATGTAGCTGACTGGAGATGGCTGCTAGCTTCTCTGCTGCCATGTTGCAGTGTGGCAGACCTAGGCAGGTAGGACATCGCTGCTGGGTTCCAAGCAGATGTTCATCAAACATAGCGTTCTCAGTGCTTATTCTGTCAAGCTGCAAATCCACTAAGAGATCAAAAGTAACAGACATTACCAGGGGctgcaaagaaagaaacccaCCTGGGTCTGCCACATTGTTAAACTTGCCTCAGCTAGCACACAAGGCAGGGAACTTGGAGAAAGGCCAAGGTGCAGGTTTAGAAACAGAAATTAGATTCTTCCATATCCCACTTGAATGATATAATCACACAGTCATTAGATAAGGCAGGCCTCTACTAAGATTATCAGTGCAGTTACCAGTAAGAATGGTTTGAAAGAACCATTGATATGCTGCTACATGGGAATACTAATAGCTTGGATGTCAGACCCAGGGGGCATCAGCAACTCTTGGAAAACATGAACAGAAATTTATCCATCGAAAACAATTACATAAGGAACATCTGTGCAACAAAAGAGATTTGCCTTTACTTCTGAAATACTCTGGCTATGGAAGTTAGACATGCTGTTACCTTTACAGGGGATATTGGTCATGTTGAGACGCTGCtgtaaaaaagaagaaggaaaataattgtttGCTGAGAGATGACAGCTGCAACACAGGAAGGGGTGGTGGACATCTTACGCGGCCTGCTTTAAACTCATGACAACACGTGTTAGCCTCCgaggaggaaacaaaaacagCTTCTCCGGCTCATCCCAAAAGTCCACCTGATTCAGAGCCCTGCCTCCTACAACGCCCAACAGCCCGAGCCCGGGGAAGACGGTGAGAAGGGGGCACGCCTGGCACCCGCCCCACCGACGCTCGGCAGTTGGCGGCAGCGGCGGGTTCGCTGCTCCTCCCAGCCCCTAACAGgtatttttccagctctttgaaCCTCCAGCAGGCGGAACACCCGGCAGCCGCCCGGCTCCTGCTGTCTATGCCGCAGGTGGCCCGAAGAGCTTCGCCTGCTGCCCGCGGCGGAGGGGCAGGTGACGGTTGCGCCCTcagggcggcagcggccccggggcagACAGGCGCCCACCCGGCCCGCACTCGCCTTGGCCCGCGCCACGCCGCAGTCGGTCTCGGCCAGCAGGGAGCTGACCCGCGCTTCCCAGCTCATAGCGCCGGaccccgccgcggggggagcaCGGCTACAGCGGGGCCTCGCAGGCCCCGAGCGGGTCCCACCTCCCCCCACTCCCGGCCTGCGCGCGGGGCATGCTGGGACATGGAGTCCGCGCTGGGCGGGGGCGCGCGGAGGGGCGAGGGGCGGGCACTACAAATCCCATGGTGTCTtgcgcatcgggccgtctcctaggAGACGTGGCGCGGCGGCAAcggagggcggcgggggtgaCCTCTCCCGCCTCCCGTGGTGCCCCGCGCGCAGCCGGGCGCGGGAAGGTGGAGCAGAACTACCTCTCCCGTGAGGCCCCGCGCGGCCGGCATGATGGAGGCGCGCGTGGCGGAGCAGCTCCGCGGCGCCTTGGGCCAGCTCGGCTTCGAGGTGCACGCCTTCAAGGTACTGACGTCACGCAGGCCCGCCGTGGCGTCACTTACCGTGACGTCATTCTCCGGTGCGCCGAGGCGGTGCGAAGCGGGTGCCGCGGGATGCCGGGGAGGGAGcccggggcggccgttggcgacCGTTGGCGACCGttggcggggggcggcccggcccggcccggccccgccccgccgccgctgctgagGCGCGCGGTCCcggcggaggcggccccgctgcgaGTTCGCCGCGCGCTTGGCTCGTCTCCTCGGGACGGCGCTTCaccgccggggctggcggggcgctTGTCGCCGGGCTTCCGCCCttggcgccccccggcccgcggcggcgagACCTCCGCTGGAGCAGCGCAGGGTGCCCGGGGCCGTGCCGTGCTCCTCGCCGGGCGGACGGCAGGTGGCACTGCCTCCGCGGAGACACGGGCAGGCGGgagcgccgccgggggccgccgtcCCCCAGTGCCAGCTCGGAGACGCAGTGAGGTCTGTGCACGACTCCGGGGCTGGAGGCTGAGACACGTGCGCTGCCACACGCCATTTCTTTGCGCAGAACGAGTGGCAAAAGGAAGGCCTTCGCCTTAAGGGAATCCGGAGCTGCCCTGTACAGCTGAGGGTCTGGGTTTGGAATAGCAGCTCGCTGGCTGGAGCTAGAAATGCTCCTAAGAAGTTGTGCTGCACTGCTACTAACAGAGGTTGTTAAAGAACAAGCATGAGATGTCTGTTTAGTCTGCCAGCTGAAGCTAGATCAAGGTCATTGATGCACAGTTACTTACTGCTTCCCAGTGAGTTCTGTGCAGTGCCATGCTGGCCAAGCACCATTTGAAGTAAAGGTTAGCTCAGGTCCTAGTctgtcaaggtcaggagagttaAATGAGGATACTTATAGACTGACAGAGAATAAAGTCCCCTAAACAGGTTTAAAATTTAATCCAACTATGGAAGCATGTCAATGTTTAAATGCAGGCTACTTCACCTGTTTGTGCAGACGCTCAGCTAGTTATGTCTACTGAAGGTGGCCTCTGTCTTGAACTGAGAGGCACCCTCTTCCACTGCCCCATCCTTCTAACCTTTGTCACTCTGCTTCCCCTAAAACACTGGGGAATTCTTCCTCGCCCAGCCTTGGGAGAGCCATTCCCCACGCTGACCTAAAGGATTCCTTCCACTGGGCCAGACAGCCCTTTTATTCTCTGCAGTTGGACAGATACACTCGGTAATCAATTAACCCCTTCCTTACTGTTGCTTAATAGGTTTTTAAATCTCCTCTTCCATTATTAAATCAAACTTGGCTACTTCAGCCAATCAAGACATTGAGCTAGTTATAGAAAGGTCATTGAATTGCTGTTGTCTTTATTCCACTTATCAATGGCTGATTTTCATGATGACAGATCATCATTTCTCTATACTATAATCTGGCTGTTACAAGTGTAAGATTGTATTGTCAGCATTAATCTAATAGGAAAGAGAACTTTTAAGAACAATTGATAGCAACCTACAATAAACATGACCTTCCTTCCCCTGGGAATATTGTGTTTGTCAGCTGATCTGATACATTCTTGATCTGCCAGAAATCAAAGGGAACGAGGCCCTGAGACTAGTGAAATCTCCAGAATTTGGAGAAGAATTTAATACTGCTTTCTCAAAACATAGCAGCAAATTAGGGGCAGAACCCAAACCAAAAAGGCTATAGCTACCAGAGGGAAAGCTTGTAGCATTGTGTGTCTTTTAGTTTTAATCCTCATACAGTCAGCCCTGCTGTATTGACTAATGTAAACTGGGAAATCAGCAAACCTTAGATTCATATCGCGCTCAATTTTTCTAACATCTCAATTCAGCATCTTACACAAGACTCACAAAACTGATTGAACTCTAGGGTTGATCTAAGAACGTATCTTTATAGTAAAGTTAGTTTTCACTGTATGTTTCCATATGCGCAGCTAGACCTGCGTCTAGCTGCTACTGCCTACTGTAAAGTCACTGTCAATTTCATTTCACTGATATTTAGAGGTGACCAATACCTTGTAGTTTCAGACTATTAGAAGCACATTGCTTGACATATTTCTAAATATTGGACTTGATCTTTACGACATTCCAGGAGAGCAGGAGTTGTCAAAACCTTTTAAGAGACTGATGTTATTATGGAATATATCAGTAATGGAGCGCTGGGGTTGTCAGCTGTTACCTCTTAGTGCTTGGCAGTTGCTGGTTTGAGGTCTGTTCCCCTGCTCATgtcttcctgctgccctggcttgATCCCTCGTTTCCGGTCTGTGTTATGGTACATCCAGCCCTGGAAGTAAGTTCTGAAATGTGGTTATGGCACAATCCATGCACTACAGCTGATGTTCTGCTGCGGGAATCTAATGCTGCTGGGAACTTCAAATCCTTCATTTTCACACATAAACATTTCCTGCTGAAGAAATAAACCATGCAACTTGTCACTTGAGCAAAACAGAAGCACCATTTTCTTTCTGGCTGAAGCAGAATGGCATTGtcttgtttaaacaaaaataaagaaaaaacacaaagtgTCAGCCTTTTTCCAACTAAAGAGAGCCATCACAAGAACATAGGGATCAACTAaacaacagaggggaaaaaaaggaacaaaagtagAACAGCATTGGGACAGAGGTTATTTGGACTAATACGGGCATCCCTCTTAATTGTAGAACTCCAGAGAACAGTACCGTGCCAGGAATGACTTGAGAGTCAATGGGATCGCCTAGAAAATCTTGACCTGGATGGGAGAAAAATTTCAGAGCGTGTTGGTCTTCAGCTTTCTGCTGTGTTAGCAAGACTGGCAATTGGATGCCCCTCCTGTACGTGACACATCTGATTTTGACTTATACCATTTCACTACAGTAAACTGGCTTTAGGGAGAAAAGGACTTTGGATGTTTCTGCTCTTGACTTTAATTAATAATAAGCCATATTCCCAcggtttatttttaattaataataagCCATATTTCCATGGCTTATTGCCCACGTCGTGTCCTGCAGTTAAAAGCCCTTTAAGCTCTTCTGGAAAGGTGGCTATCCACAGAGAAGTCTGCTTTTCTGGGCTATATCTtctgtgagggtgtgtgtgtgtttgtttgtttttggtacaGGCAGGGGCATTTGATTTAAATTCATAATGAATCTGTTTGCATCTGCTGGCACAACTGGTATTTGCTGTGAAAGttaagttaaaaacaaatgaCAGAGCTTTCAAGGCGACAGAAGGGCTGTGGGTAAATCCTACTAAGATGTAGTATAAGCAGTAGGAACCTTGTCTAAATAACAATCCAAGTGAGAAGCAGACAGAACTGTAAAAGCTTTCTCTAAACCAAAATATCGGATCTGCATTGGCAAGATTCGATGCTGATACTTCTGTCTATGGTTTCTGGGCAAAGCCGGATAAAGGGCAGTCTTCAGCTGAATGCAGTAGATAGTCCTTATCTCTCACATCAAGGTACAGCTTCCAGAAACTGTAAATCCCAGTATGCAAAGCTACTTGGTTTGAATGGAAGACACTAGGCAGGCTGCATATCTGGGTTGCAAATGAAGGTGGATACACTGCTttccgccttttttttttttttttttatagttgctGCATGCCCACTGGCAAAAGAGTGGTCACCCTGTTTTAATGGAGATTTGTTTCTCTTTGCCTCTTTGCCGAAGGTTGGATGGTACAATGATGTTCTCCAGCCAGCCTTTCATCTCCCATACCCAGATGACACACTGGCCTTTGTTGTCCTGAGCACGCCTTCAATGTTTGACAAAGCCCTTAAGCCTTTTGTGAACAAAGAACGGTTAAAAATAATCAGGGATCCTGTGGACCAGTGTATTTCTCATCACTTATCATGTGTGAAGGAGGTAAGAGTCTTGAAATACTGACTCCTTTTACTATTGTGGCATATAAGCAGGTGGCTTGAGCAAGAGACAGAGTCCTCCCAGTTCCTGTTCTTGTTCTTTAAAAGGGTTAAAGCTCTATTCATGATGCTAAGTTCTTACTACGAGCATCAACAGGCTGTTGACCTGCCTATTCTGTCTCTTTGTCATTACAGCCTATACCTGTGCAGGGTGCTTTATAGTCAAGAGTTTGAAAATCCAAGGCAAGATTACCAATAGGAAATTTCAGGAGCAGGATGTGGAAATCTGCAGGCTTACTTCCCACGAGTGTGATTTGCTAGTATCCAGCACTTCTCTAGTGGCACGTAATTTTTTCGTGAGTCTGGGTTGATAGTTTTTCCCCCCACCACAGAAATTCCCCGACCAGAAGGTGGACATCATCTGTGATTACGAGATCCTGCCAAACCGAAAGCCCAAGTTCTTGGCACAGACAGCTGCCCATGTTGCAGGAGCAGCCTATTACTACCAGAGGAAGGATGTGAAGCTTGATCCTTGGGGTAAAAAGGTGAGACAAAACACAATCTGGGAATCCTTGAAGAGCCATCAAATTGCAATCACTGAATTGTGCAACTGTTGTTTACTCACTAGTTCTTCCTGCAGGGAAATAAGAAGTCCAGATTACATAATAGCTACATAAAGTGTTTAAGGCAGTAGTCAGAAACTTCCTAGATTCTTTGGGGTGGAAGGGAGATGAGCGAATGGAGAAGAATATCTTGATCTATTAAACTTACTAGGTAAGAGAATAAATGTCAGTGTAAAAGAAGACCTGCTTATATACAGAACACAGCTTGCGCTGTTGTTTATTTCTATGTTAGACTTTCAGAAAGAAACTTCTCCCCACATTACAGCGTAGCCTGTGTGGGCACAGGAAAATGGGAATCAAATGAAATGCTTCGAGCCACATGGTCAGGAAAGtgctttccttccttgcttgtAGAGCATTCCAACAGTGGACTAGGGGTGTGAGAAATTACATCAAAGCTCAGAATAATGGTTTGAACTCTCATCATTAGTAAAGACAAAATGAGATGTCCTAGCGcccctttttttgtctttccagAAGATCTATGGTGTATGTATCCATCCCAAGTATGGCGGCTGGTTTGCTATCCGGGCTCTCCTCCTATTCCCAGATATTCAGGTGCCGTTACTGGAACAGACTGCCCCCACTGACTGTGTgagcacagaggagaaaagaattGAGTTGCTGGAGCAGTTCAATTTCCACTGGCAGGACTGGCGCTACAGGGACATAATTGAAGTGAAGGAAAGGTACTCAGAGGAGCAGAAAGCCTACTTTGCCACTCCTCCAGCAGAGAGATTCAGACTGCTAGGCCTGCCAGGAGAAGCCCAGAGAAGCACATTTCACTGAGCAACATGGTTTCTTGAAGGGGCAAGGTGTGAGCGAAGGGTAAGGGCAAGGTGTGAGCGAAGGGTAACTGACCAGCACTTTCTTTTCTGCGGTGCTGAGGAGGTAGATGTGCTGATGTAGAGAATACAAATCCAAGCAGCTGGGTACAGCATCTCAACCCAAACATGAGCTTCATAGAGCATGAGGGAGCATTGCATCATAGCACTACTGGTCTAGAGGAAGGTGGGGGCAGTGTGTTCCATGCTGTTGCTGATtcaatgtgtgttttttttgagtCTGGTAAGATGCCTATTAGCCTTTGGCTGGGCACAGTTCAGACATCTTTGCACTGGAAAACCCATGCTGCTAATTAGAAAAGTTATGTGTGTTCTTaagaattttctttccaaatgtttcAGGTTTATTCAGTGCaagagtaaaaaaatattttttcagtcactgtactctgaaataatttttcttcagcttgAACTCAGGGCAGATATTTTTAGATGTATCCAGCACTTTATTTCCCGGTGTCATAACTCTCCCTGGGAAACAAATGTTCAATCTTTTCAGTCTTGCCCTCCTCAGAAAAAAAGACGTTCTGCATTCCTTCACCTTTAGGGAAGCTGGCTTAATTTCATTAAGAAATCTTTTAATGACTCCTCCCCTTAACCTCCAGAAGAAAATTCTCCAAAGAGGTTGTTTCGTCAGTAGCCTAGTCCTGTGCATGGAGCAGGACTGAGCAAAAcattgctcagcagcagcctcctTTTTCAGGATAGTTATGAAAGGGAAACTGACGGTCATGGACTAAGTCTCATATATTTCCTTTACACCCCGTGTCAACTTCTCAGAACAGGGTGAAGTCTTTAGGTCAATTTTAAGAACTTGCCCACTGTACGGAGCAGCCTACTAAAATCTTTGGAAAGATACTGAATAATGTCTGTGTGAGTAGAGTTTTAGTCATATTAAGCtgattgattaaaaagaaaaacgtcATGACCTTTTTCTAAGGTGGGTGAGATTTGAATTTAAAGTATGTTCCAGTGATGTGCTGGCTATACTATGGTTTTACTACAACAGTTTCCTGTTGTACTCTCTGTTTTTGTGTGAGGGAGATGATGAACTTGCACCCACACAAAAACCATTACATGAAACATTGTCACACACGCAAAGACAacgaaaaagagggaaaatattaaTGGTTTTCACATTACTTATATTGTTGGATAACACATTTTCAGACAGAAATATAACTTTGTGTTTTTAGATGACTGTCTTGTTTGATTTGTTCAGAGCTCAAAATGGCACTCAGAATCAGGAATTCATTTACCTTAGAGCACAGTGAAGCTCAGGCCTcatgaaaataatataatatgttaaaataataGTTTGTGAAAGTTTTGGTACTTGACCGCGATGCCATGCTGCGAGTTGCTAAgcactttcttcctttccttgatACCAACATGATTATGCAAAAATTCTCACTTTGCAGAACTAAgccctttgtttttatttcagattgcAGTTCTTACCTTTTAGAGACCTAACACTAAGGTTACTCTCACACTAAGTCATTGCTTGATATGTTTTGTCGTAATCTATATTCTAAATCAGCAAAATCAAAATTCAGCATAAGTTTGTTTTTCTCTAAATTGTGTAGGAAGCATGTGATCACTGGGCTTGTTCAGTCTACTCACTGTTACAAAAACGTCTGTGTTATTTTCCATGCTTTTGTTCACCACATCTTCTCACTAAGGCACGCACCTGATTTACTCTGTGATAATGGTATCatgatttttaatgtaaaacaaaataattgtttttcgtTATAGAATTACTTCTGGTTTGAAATGTTGGTTGACCTTTCAGAACTTCCCAATTGAACTGTAATTTAACAGGGACTTGAGTGAATGGTTTCATATTAGTAACATATACAAAATAATGATTTTCCTAGAAGGAGACAGAATGGATTTACATTAAgttcaaactgaaatattttgattttggggACTGATTTTTGTTATAAATGTTTAATATTTTGTTGTAGTTCATTCATTGAACAGGTTACTATCACCATGTCGTTTCAATGTTTgtaatttatttctcttcataTTGTATTTTGGTTAATAAAATATACAAAGTTGTAAGTAATCTTGAACACTGAGTATTTTTGTCTAAGCATTTCAATGAGCGAGACTTGATTGTTGCGTTTTTAATGTACTGAAAATAGTCAGCTACCTAAGAGACAAAAAACAGCATCTGAACACATCAACAGTGAAAGTTAGTGATCTTAGCAAAGTTAGTAAATTATAATGATAGGCAAATCTGtgttactgaaaaatgaaacatttattatgAATAGGTctaataaatctttatttttaccaGGTTATTTGAGCCAGATTATTTTACAAGCAGCACATAACAGAGcattttcattttcccctttgttCTAGCAGTAACAAAAGTTCTTCGATCCAGCAACGTAACTGTTATTTGAGGAGTGTTTTCCCTCAGTAACTTAAAGGTAATACCTGTAATTACTGgaatttttatttgctaaaaCATACTTGTGAATATTGAGTCAGAATAAGGGTAAACCTGTGTTCTTTATGCTTCTGGCACTACAGTTATGTcagtggaataaaaatattttataacataCACAGTCTTACTCCAGTAACTTTGGTGGGGATTGCATTGGTTCTTATCATTCTTTTAGCTAGGTCACCGAGCACCACAGTTACAGCTGGTAATTTCCTTTCCTTACTAATTGGAGATACAGTGTAATGGTCCTTGtcttataaaaaatgaaaattgagaaCCTGTTTGAGTTATCTCATCTCTTTAGGACAAGACTATACATAGTGAGGAATGAATCATTCTTGGCTCCTGAGGCATCACAAAGACATTCTTATTTTAGTAATTCAAAAAACTTGAATAGATTTGCTAGTTCAAGtatcacattttatatttttagataaGTTAAATTTCTCCATAAaccttaatttttaaacatttcttaaaGCATCTTTTTCCTTAGTATAACCAGTAGAGTG
This genomic window contains:
- the MMACHC gene encoding cyanocobalamin reductase / alkylcobalamin dealkylase, with protein sequence MMEARVAEQLRGALGQLGFEVHAFKVGWYNDVLQPAFHLPYPDDTLAFVVLSTPSMFDKALKPFVNKERLKIIRDPVDQCISHHLSCVKEKFPDQKVDIICDYEILPNRKPKFLAQTAAHVAGAAYYYQRKDVKLDPWGKKKIYGVCIHPKYGGWFAIRALLLFPDIQVPLLEQTAPTDCVSTEEKRIELLEQFNFHWQDWRYRDIIEVKERYSEEQKAYFATPPAERFRLLGLPGEAQRSTFH